The genomic segment CACTCATGATTTTACACCTACTGCACTCTTCAGCTTTGAATAACGTGCTTCCAGTTCAAACCAAGATTCCAACTTGACCAGTTGATTAAATTCTTCAAAGGTAGCCATCTTTTGAAGGTGATCTCTAGTGGTTCCATTTTCCTTCAGGATCTTAAGAACATCAACCAATGCACGAGCTGATGCATAGACGGTGGTGAGTGAATGTACGATCAAATGAAAGCCCATTGCTTGCAGCTCCTCAGGTGTGTGCAATGGTGTGACCCCACCTTCAATCATATTACAAACTCTGTACCCTTTTGTTTGGCGTCCAATCTCCTTAAGCTCGTCATCATTCCTTGGTGCCTCCACAAAGCAAGCATCCGCTCCTGCCTGCAAAACTCATGGTAAAATCTTAGCAACATCATCTAGAAGAGAACTATATATATGCCATACCATATTTATAGtaagaatttcaaaattacttAGATATGGATGAAAGTTTAATCATAGAATTAGTAGGCATATGTCCACTTAACTGAGATGAACAGAGAATAATTTAATGAGTCATGAAATCATTATGGAATTTAGTAATGATTCTATTCATGTTTAGATCAACAACACTCTCCTGCAGGATTTAGAAGAAGACCAGAGAGAATTTTCACCATGGGGAAGATGTGGTTGTTCATAGGCCCTTACAAGAAATGTTTGATCCATTTTTGAATCCAATATATATGTCAAGGAAAGACAAATTTAACAGTTAGAAAAGAAGATTTTTTGCCTAATATAAATCTCCTATATTAAATTTCCTGCTCTTCAGTGGGCTCAATGCTAAATGTTCTTGGCTAAATTCAAACAGTGATAGGTACAGGCAGAGACATGCTCACTGTAAGATATTCAAAATGAACATAACCTGGAAATGAGCCCCCCAGCTCAGTGACAATGCAAATTTCTTCTTTGCCACTTTGCCTTCTGTCAGTAACATGCTCTAATCTAAAATTCGTTCTAATTTCTGAAGATTTGGTCACAGTGGGCAGATGGGAGTAAAAGGCAAGCAATAAAGCAGATTAGAGCAAATGCACTTTTAGCAGATCACATGGAAGACACATCACCATAAAAGGGAAGGCATTTCATAAAAccagaaaaaaagaatatattgcAAGACGAAGCATTGATAAAATTGCAAGGGTACCTCCATGTAAAGATTAGCTCTTGAGATGGCATCGGAGAGACCAGTTTTTGCTGATGTAGCACGTGCATCAGTTCTGGCCACAAGGAAAAAGTCAGAATCTCCAATGGCATCCCTTGCAGATGCAATTTTGGCAGCATGCTCCTCAGCAGGTATAACCTAAAAGAGCAAGTTGAGATATGAAAAATTGAGTTCTTCCCTACACAATAGCATTCAATTGTCAATATAACCACCTAAAGAAATAAGAGACATTTGCTTGTCTTCAGACCTAATATTTTGATCAAAAAGTAGCATCCTTTGGGTAAAGAAACTCCTAATAAAAGTAACCGGGAATTAGAAAAGGATACCTGTTTGCCATGCATATGCCCTGGTTCAATGCAAAGGCAGAGCAGTAATTAGAACTATAAGTAACATggataaaaaggaaaaataaaacgAATATTCCAAGTATAATTTGAAGTTCTGTAAAAAACGAAAAAAGTCTTATATGAAATGGAGGTACAGAGTCCTACCACACTTCTTTGGCCATGCTTGATCCTGGAAGGAAAATAAAGCAAAATTAGTTAAAGGGAAGCAACAGGTTCTTCACAAATACTGccaatgaaattttatatcaTAGCTAGATAAGGTGCATAATTGCTTTCGGGGgataaaatatatgtatatagaATAGAATCAGAATTTTCAGAGAAGAGGACAAACTTATAAGGCCAGTTCATCAAAAGATGTGCTCTATCTATATTTGCACATACGGAGATGGGTATTCAAGATTGACCTCCTTGCAGAATTGCAGCATTAGCTATCTTTAATAATTAGGATTATTTTTGTATTGCACCTCAAGAAAGCAGCCAGCAGCACCTGCTGCAATCAAATCCTTGATGGTCCTCTGAACATTGAGAGCATTGCCACCACCAGTATCTGAAAACAACCGAATAGGactattgaaatttttaaatgcaTTTTATAAACAGAAATAATGACCAATGAACAGATAAGATAATAAGCCTCGGTCTTTCTCCAGCACGTGTCCGAGAGAATTTAACCTATAAAAAAGTAACAGATAAACCGGGCCTACGTCAAATAGAAATGCAACAGTATATACCAGCATCCGCAATCATCGGTATCACTGGAGCCGCCGCACAAACCGTCCTTGCCGTCGCCGCCATCTCAGGTGGCCTTTAAGAACACCAGAaccaaatatcaaatttaacatgttacaaaaaaaaaaaaactataaacaGAActtcagaaagaaaaaaaaatatagaaggTTCTCACGTTAGCAAGCCCAAGTCAGGTTTGCCAAGGAGAGACGCAGAGAGAGCATAACCAGAGATGAAACCAGCAGTGAAACCAGATTGCTGTACTATGGCAGCCGATAGAGCGTCGTAGCAGCCAGGCATTAGCACGATGCCTTGATCCTCGATCAGACGGTGAATGCGCGTCTGCATTCTGACCGTTGGATGAGACGACTTGGTCTTCCTAGACCGGAATGTGGAAGCTTTCAAGTTCAAGTGTGGGAGCGAAGGAGCTTTGGCTGCCATCATCGTTATCGTCGACATTTTCCAAGTTAGCAATTGAAAAATTTGGTGAGTTGGAAAGTTGTACAGGGTTTTTGTCGGGTTTTGAATGTGCGGTTTATATGGCATTACGCTCCATAGAAAGCACGTGAACGACCGCGATTTTCTGCTTTTATGTTGTCGTTTTGGATATGGACATAAGTGGATGACTAATACCGGAGCCCACCTCagctttctgtttttttttttatttattaaaacttaatatttatttttattttacattaaCAAAATTGACAGTTTCATATTTAAATTCCGAGAGTAGAGGATAAGTTagtaaaatataagaaatattttcctttaacCTAATCTtcatatgttatatatatatatatatattctacatgcatttttctattttctaccatattattttttatacaaaaaacataaagtttcGAATATAagatttgaactcaaattatactttACCTTTACCAAAATTGACAAACattatatttgtttgatgCATTTAAAGACAAAGTGCTTGATAAATTTACAAACCATGACAAAATGTGGTGTGGTAGTAATGAAAAATGTGATCTTAACTAAAATGGTAAACGCAATGTtattttactttgattttgaatAAGGCTTTCTAAGTGAAGCTTTGTTACCAACTTGTCATATATTAGTTAGAGTTCTTAGAAAGGAAATTAGATAAACCTAtatgaataataaaagaaaaacaaatcaaattaaagtTTTAAGATGTAGAGCTGTAATTAAAGTTTAGGaatccaaaagaaagaaattggatgAAAGAAGAACGAGATGCATATCCGTATGATATGCATAGCATAGTAAAACATATAGATTCATGATAATTGAaccaaataatttaatttcggttaaaactattttcaaatcaagagatgcaaatttttttgatgaaaatatatttaaatttatttcaagaAACCTACAACAACTAAGTTCCAAACTAATAGGTTGaaaatggattttcaaaattaatagatGACATGGACTTAATATGGgaaaaaatgtctaaattttggttgATCATCCACCaagtttaaaataatataataggtagaaaacaaattttcaaacaaGTTTACAGAAAAATTGGTAGCTGTTATTAGATTTATCCATGCAAGTGTACATATCATAATAAGTAATATAGAGGTAAGTAGAGTGTCGAATCCCATAGAGAATTGCACCAACTTAagctaagtactaaaattgtagcaaacaaattttatccaaataatcaaaattagaaaattaattaaaggaaaattgaactaacaaactaaaactaatagttgaatGACAAAATTTATGAGACAAACAATTGATAAAAAACCTAGTACTATGATATCTCTCAACGCTCATCTAaatcctctttctctctctaaacttaCTTCAATGGATTGAgctactaacctagaatctcAAATTATTTATAGGTCTCTGTCGAGaagcttataaaaatatctctcccaattaatttactatatgtctacgTAAATTCAACTgaaaaaagattcattaagttttgCTCTAATCTTTGCTACATGCAAGACATAGGTATTTGTCTAtcttatatgcaaatcaaatcacctaatcaatTAAGTGAAATTGAACACATGCTATTCCATTCATGATCTAATCTAAACTCCCTTTGTCAAGTTATATTTAGATATCCAactcaatctaattggtgatcaagcaattagaagtattaaacacaaaattggaataaacaactcaTATTCCACTGATAATAagcaaaaaagagataaagaaTTCTAACTACATGTTGAGTTCAttcataatcctagaaaaagcaaattagttcataactaaagataaaaacataatccaaaaaatttaaccattgtaacaattcaagaaaaacaaagaataaaaagagaataacaaaaattgaagATTTGTCAGATCTTCAATCTTCAATCTTGCACAAgctttcttgttttcttgattGTTTTTCAACCACTTTTCTTCAAAGAAAACCTTCTCAAAACCTCTTCTTTGATTGCTTTGAAAAGCCCATTTCATAGCCTCCAAAAAAACCTAATTctactaaaattcaaaaaaggaAAGCCTGGATATCGGAACCGAGTGTCGTGACCTTGGCCTTTTCCTACAGTATGATGCTTTGTGCAAATTCTACTACAATTCATCCTTTTGTAATGCAATTTTCACCTCATTTTGATCCAAAATgggcaaagtgataaacatgaaagtgttagccctatctcttagctttttAATGGGtcaagaatcaaatcaattggacttctgaaGTGCAGGTTATGCTCAAAATATTGTAGTATGTACGAGAGACGCACTTAGCCATACTTGCAATGTTCATCACCAATTAAGGCCTTTTCATTTGAAAACTTTCAAAAACAAGAAACTAAATTAGTAATTTCTAAACTTAAGACAtttcaacataaaatcaaactaaaacaacatgaattaaattgaatcAACATGATTTAAACTAAATTGAGAAAAACGAATACAACTACCtaaattcaaacttaaaattcaaGAACTTAGCTATCTAAATACCCAAAATGTGGCAAAATAACTATatgtaatagagttatcacaccccgaaatttaagattttgcttGTCCTCtagcaaaacaaaacataaaaggAAATAACATAAATGAAGAACACAATTAAGTAGAAATAGGTTACACCAACTTAATGATCACCTTTAATTTCTTCATAAGCTATCCCATATTCTCAACTTGaagcaaaacataaatattattcaagttcaCATTTCAATTCAAATATAAGCTCATTCTTGAATGGATTTCCATGTgtgtgtgcaatctttttactaaAAATATCATGCAATCTAGATAAGTTTATActtatgcaaaattcaaattagtactagagttccataagtttgcttttcatctctctctccattaATATAGACTTATACTTAATCAAGGATCATTAGGTCTTTATTAAGCTTGTAAAGTATGGCTAGGGTCACGGTATGATAAAAGATATAATGTGCCAAAGCACATAATCATTCTGGGACCTATATAGAGCTCTAGTTATACTTTCAAGGAAcactcttcttttttatttcaactttttcttttgttcaacactttattctttttctttattttttttcatcataatTTTACACTtacaaacttatttctttttataagtaGTGGGGTGAATTCTAACACATTTGAACTTTTTCAACAACTccaccttttctttcttttttcaacttttagcTTAATACACATCctaaaatgatatatatacTTAGGAGTGAagggtgaaaaattgaaaatttatttaaaggtttggctaaattaattatgtgtttaacaaagaaaaggaaaattaagctTAAAAGGGTATACTAGGGATAAACTTATGCAAACGTAGGCTTGAAAGGCTTAAACGGTctaaagatggcctaaatcatcttTATAACTAAATGTTGCCTAAAATTTCACCTcaagagaatcaaacaaattctagaactcAAGgcataattcaaaaattcacaTTTGCATAAACCTTCTCTAGATATGCACAATAATTCAAATTGAAAGACAAAGTGCTCAGTATGTAAAAATCACATTGTAacaatgatacttaacaaaagAATTTAGCACAAGCCAAACAATATCTTTATTTACCAAGAGCTAAAGATACAAGACAATTAAACTTTCATCATTGAATGaggaaatcattgaaaaattGGCATAACTTACTCTATTCTAAAACTTCAAACAAACATAACAAAAAGTAAATGATAAACTAACATAAAACAAGCAtgcaattaaataattaaagtttCAACCTCTAAAGAAAAATCTACTTTCAGAAAAATAATTCTCCCCTCCAAACTTAAACTcaacattgtcctcaatgttagaaatagataaagaaaaagataaataaaacttCACTGACAATTGGAAGACTCCAGAGAGGctctacttttcttttttatcttcattATTATCACCAACGCTTGTGGGaggttgttttctttttttttttttactgcattaagaaaataaatagagAATAATGtagaaatataaataaataaaataaatatagctAAAAAGAGGAAATATGAGTTTTGTAAGCTTAGGTTGCCTCTTAAGAAGCTATTCTTTATAATCACTAGTTTGATTGTGATACCttttttttgcatttcttCACCACCTTAAAAAAGCTTGAGGCTCATTCCATTAACCATGAATTTTCTAGCAACCTCACTAGCAATTTCTATGATACTACAAGGAAAGACCTTAACCACTTTGAAAGTACCCAAGCATCTTGATTTGCATTTTTAGGGAAAAAGATTGAAGCCTAAATTGGAAAGTAACAAAACTTGTTGTCCAACCTCAAAATTTGTTGTACTTGTTGTTGGAAGATAATCCTTATTAAATTTCTCTTTAGACAACTCATCAATTGAATCCTCTATAGTAATTATTTGTACAAGGATACTTAGTTGCattgaacaaattaaacaCTACTTTCTTCTCcccaattttgaaaattattttaccaTTTTTCACATCTATGATTGTCCTTGCTGTGGCTAAGAATGGTCCTCCCAAAATAAGAGGAATTTTAGCATCATTTTCCATCTCAAACACAATAGAGTCCATCAAAATGTacaattttctaattttaaccaaaacatcttcTATAATCCCAATACTCTACCTGATTATTTTGTCTGGTAACTGTAAAGAAATTGTAGTAAGTTGTATCTCATTAAGTCCAAGTTTCTTAGCAATAGACAAAGGCATAATTGAAACATTAGCACCCAAATCACACATAGCTTTAGAAAATTTAACACCATCAATAGTACCAGGGATAGAAAAACTCCTAGGATCcttaagctttggtggaagcttattttgatttatggcACTGTACTCCTTAGTAAGTGTAACTGTTTGAAAATCTTctaatttcctctttttagTCAGAATGTTTTCTCAAGAACTTAATATAGCTTGGCATTTGTTCAAAGCTTTAATAAAATGGATATTAATATGGAGCTTCTTAAATACCTCAAAAGAACTCTAGAATTTCTTGTCAAGTTTCTATTTCTAAAACGTTGAGGGAAAGGTGGCAGAGGTTGTGATGAGCTGATTAAGCTTTCTTACCTTGTGCTTATTTCTCAGAATTTTCAAtcattatttcattttcaacatgcTTACTTGGAGAATCTAATTGTATACTATTATTGTTTACCGTTTTCCCACTTTTGAGTGTGATTGCATTGCATTGctcttttccttctcttctAGATTTAGGTTCAATGTTACTTGGTAAAGTTCCCTAAGGCTTATTATTAATGGCATTGGCAAGTTGACCCATTTTTGTTTAAAGATTTCGAATTGATGCCGCATTACTTTGAATGATGGCatcattttttgttatgtaGGCATCATTTTTTTGCCATGAATTGTATGAACATTTCTTCCATATATGGCTTTTTCTTAAGCATAGGAGGTCTAGCTTAAGGTGAAAATTTAGAAGGAAAATTTAGCTTTGGGGCTAATGAAGATCCctaattattatttcaagaaagTTAGAATGATTCCTCCAATCAGAATTGTAAGTGTTGGAATACAAATTGTTCTACTGCCTATTGGGATTTTCAATAGAATAGACTGATTCAAAATTAACTAAGTAGTGATACTAGAAATCCCTTTTCCACACAGACCACAAGTGACAAACGAGCACTGAAAAAAATGAACCCCTAGAGTATTAAATTTCTTAGTTAAAGCAGCAACTTGTGCACTTAAGGCATTGATATTATCCATCTCATGCATACTAGCAACTCTCTTAGGTACCGATCTCTCAAATGGCCATTGGTAGTTATTAGATGCCATCTCTTCCGACAAGTCATATACCTCATCAATAGATTTTGCCATGGGTGCTCTTCTAGTTGCAAAATTAATGGTAGTTCTAATCAGACCCATCAATCTATTATAAAATGTCTCTACCTGTAGCCATTTAGGTAACCCATGATGAGGACATCTTTTAAATAATCCTTGTACCTCTCTCAAGCCTCAAAAAGCGACTTTGAATCTAgttgcataaatgatgtgatGTCATTCCTCATCTTTGCTGTTTTCATTGATGGGAAGAATATAACTAAAAACTTTTGAGCTAGATCATCCTAAGTAATAATAAAGCCAATACGAAGTGAATTCAGCCAATTCTTTGCTTTGTCtcacaaaaggaaaaagtctcaATCTAATTGCATCATTAGTGACTCCATTGTGCTTGAATGTATCACAGATCTTTAGAAAATTTGAGATGTGAGCATTAAGATCATCATTAGGTAAACTTCCAAATTGGTTTGAAGTTTGAATCATTTGGATGATCACCAACTTTATCTCAAAGTATTAGCATGAATGGTTGGCTTTCAAATGCTAGAGTGAAGACCTTACACCAAAGGAACAACACAGTTTCTTAAAGacctattttctttcattaattGCCCTTGACTTTGTTGCTCTTTTTGTTGTTCAGCCATTGTTTCAAATTGAGTAAAGTCTTGTGAATTATCTCTTTGaagtctttgaaaattttttgataaagTTGTTTTAGCCACTGGTTACAaaataaatgagttttaaCATTGCATATATAGCAAattccaaaacaataaaagagTTACAATTTGTCTATTTGTGGATTACTTGCTAATATTTGGTACAAATTTAGAAT from the Theobroma cacao cultivar B97-61/B2 chromosome 8, Criollo_cocoa_genome_V2, whole genome shotgun sequence genome contains:
- the LOC18592492 gene encoding carboxyvinyl-carboxyphosphonate phosphorylmutase, chloroplastic, with the translated sequence MSTITMMAAKAPSLPHLNLKASTFRSRKTKSSHPTVRMQTRIHRLIEDQGIVLMPGCYDALSAAIVQQSGFTAGFISGYALSASLLGKPDLGLLTPPEMAATARTVCAAAPVIPMIADADTGGGNALNVQRTIKDLIAAGAAGCFLEDQAWPKKCGHMHGKQVIPAEEHAAKIASARDAIGDSDFFLVARTDARATSAKTGLSDAISRANLYMEAGADACFVEAPRNDDELKEIGRQTKGYRVCNMIEGGVTPLHTPEELQAMGFHLIVHSLTTVYASARALVDVLKILKENGTTRDHLQKMATFEEFNQLVKLESWFELEARYSKLKSAVGVKS